GATGGCGCCGGCGATGCCGAGGAACGACGCCGCCGACAGGAAGTCGCCCGACAGCGCGATGCCGTTCTGGCGGCCGGTGAACGCGCTGCCCGCGGCGTAGTAGTCGGCCGTCGAGGAGTTCCGGCTGCTGGCCCGGTAGACGACGTACAGCGTGATCGCCACGAACAGGGCGAACACGGCGGTGTTGACGAGCGGGTCGCTGGCCGGGGTGCCTTCGGCGGCGAGGGCGGTCATCGGCGGGTCCCTTCCGTCAGGCCCGCGCGGGCCCGCAGCTCGGCCACGCGCGGGTCGAGGTGGCGGCGCGCGTAGCGCAGGTAGAGCCAGGTGACCAGCGCGGTGCTGGCGAACTGGCCGATGCCGAGCAGGATGCCGACGTTGACCTGGCCGAACACCTTGGTGCTCATGAAGTCGTGCGCGTACGCGGCGAGCAGCACGTACGTCATGTACCAGGCGAAGAAGGCCAAGCTCATCGGGAAGACGAAGGCCCGGAACCGCCGCCGCAGCGAGCCGAACTCGCGGCTGGCCTGGATCGCGGGGTAGTCGGGACCCGGGCGGGGAACGGGCCGGCGGTGCTGGGCCGCGGGTGGGCGGTCCCCGGTGAACAGGGCCGGCATCTGGCCGGTCTCCTCGAGGGGGTTGCCCGCCGCGGGGCGCGCGACGTCGTACATGTGGGTTGCCTCCGGCAGAGT
The window above is part of the Amycolatopsis camponoti genome. Proteins encoded here:
- a CDS encoding DUF485 domain-containing protein; this translates as MYDVARPAAGNPLEETGQMPALFTGDRPPAAQHRRPVPRPGPDYPAIQASREFGSLRRRFRAFVFPMSLAFFAWYMTYVLLAAYAHDFMSTKVFGQVNVGILLGIGQFASTALVTWLYLRYARRHLDPRVAELRARAGLTEGTRR